GCGTCCAACCCGTCGGGGCGGCAAGAATGTGGCTGTTAAGCGTCATACCGCCGGCAGGGACGCCGTTGACGTTGTCCCACTCCGCGTCTTCGCAGCGGAAGTGACCGTCGCCGATGCCGGCGCCGGTGTTGGCGTCAATGACTTCGGTCGCCGCAGCGCCGTTGTCCCAGAACAGGGAGTTGTCAATTCGCGTCAGACCGCCCGCGCCAGCCGCTGCCGTCGCGCTGTTGTCCATATCAATACCGCCCGAGCCACCCAGCGTGACGACGAAGTTGAACCAGTTGAACAGCGTACCACGACGCGGATTCAGAAGGTCGGTGTTCGCAGCGGGGCTGCCCTGATGACCAACCAACGTGAAGTTCGACAGCCAACCGTTCGAACGCGGCAGCGCGTTGTTGTCGGCTTCGAGGTTGTCGGCTTCGATGGCCTTGTCCGAGAACTGGCCGCGACAGTACACGACCACATTCCAGGCCTTGCCGACCCAGCCGTCCGTCCAGTCGAAACCGTCGTCGCCGGTGTTCTGAATAACCACGTGGTGAATGCTGTTCGTGCCGCCGAAGAACTCGACGCCGTCGTCCTGGCCGCCGAACGCCTGGAAGTGGTGATAGTCCGTGCCGCTCCGTGAAGCGGAAACCGCCGTACTCGAGGCGGAAATACTGTGCCGTACCGCTGCTTTGAGTATTCAACGCATTCGCCAGCGCGTTACCGAACGGGCCGGTATTGCCTTCGCCGACCGCGACGCGGCCACGGTTATTCTGCGCATCGCCGGAGATGATCAAGCCACCCCAATCGCCGTCGCGCGGCGTACCCGTCAGGCGGCCGGACGTGAACACGACCGGCTTGTACTTGGTGCCGTTTACGTTCATCACTCCATTGGAATTGACACCGTCAGAGGCTTCTACTTCGAGGAACGTCAGCACGTTCACGGTGTCCGCGTTGATGGACGACGAGCCGTTGATCGTGACACCCTCTTCAATATCCAATACGCTGCCCGGAGCCACGGAAGTCGGACCGGTCAATTCGTAGACTTGATCGTTGGTCAACGTTCCGGACACGTTCAGCGGAAGCAGCGTGCGTGTGAAGACGGTCCACGTGTAGCTCCAGTTCACCACGCCGCCTTCGGTGATCACCGCGGTGGTCGTGGCGACGGGGCGATTGACCTTGTAGACGCAAACGTCGTAGGTGCCAACCGGCAGCGTCTCGACCAGATAGTTACCGTTGGCATCGGTGTAGGCCAAACCGAAAACGCTCGGGTTGCCCTGCAGCGAGGCATACACCAGGGCGCCCTGCGCCGCAGTGTTCGAAGTGTCATTGATCGTACCCGTCAGA
This region of bacterium genomic DNA includes:
- a CDS encoding carboxypeptidase regulatory-like domain-containing protein, with the protein product MAGATEYNIYKETAEITDVTNLFQYATVNALTFTDNTSGGQQFYYVVTAVVPAGDLTGTINDTSNTAAQGALVYASLQGNPSVFGLAYTDANGNYLVETLPVGTYDVCVYKVNRPVATTTAVITEGGVVNWSYTWTVFTRTLLPLNVSGTLTNDQVYELTGPTSVAPGSVLDIEEGVTINGSSSINADTVNVLTFLEVEASDGVNSNGVMNVNGTKYKPVVFTSGRLTGTPRDGDWGGLIISGDAQNNRGRVAVGEGNTGPFGNALANALNTQSSGTAQYFRLEYGGFRFTERHGLSPLPGVRRPGRRRRVLRRHEQHSPRGYSEHRRRRFRLDGRLGRQGLECGRVLSRPVLGQGHRSRQPRSRQQRAAAFERLAVELHVGWSSGQPRCEHRPSESASWYAVQLVQLRRHAGWLGRY